TATGCTTGACATATAGCTAGTACATTTGTGGTGGAATACCCTATACACTATTGGTCATTTTGTTTGAAAGCCTAATGCAAACAGGTAAGCTGTATTAAAAATTTTGTTGGTACAAGATTTGacaccagaaacaaatattagcatGAACACACACCACAACTCTGTATGGAAAAAATTTTTCGCTGCATCATCACTTGGATGATGCACACTGTacttagaacttgagactgactccaaccaaataactgaattttattagcccgacgtttcggagcccattcggctccttcttcagggggttgttcttcggggggtggcggtgtgccgcttttaaagcttttcactgcttttatatagttctttgcaagttgcactgcctctagcccgaagtctgcacgtaaagacttgaagctaaacatttcgacagaattgcctgtctggttgggaaattgattagaacttgagactgactccaaccaaataactgaattttattagcccgacgtttcggagcccattcggctccttcttcagggggttgttcttcggggggtggcggtgtgccgctttttttttgctttaaaagcggcacaccgccaccccccgaagaacaaccccctgaagaaggagccgaatgggctccgaaacgtcgggctaataaaattcagttatttggttggagtcagtctcaagttctaatcaatttcccaaccagacaggcaattctgtcgaaatgtttagcttctaCACTGTACTTACATTGCTGTGCAGTATGTCAGGGAACATCTAGTATGCTTCCAAGAGGAAGAAGTGTTGCACCTATATAAAACTTGGCTTTACAAGGCTGATCGTATATAGCGAATATTCACATCAGCATTAAAGTCCCACATGGAGAGTTACCATTGAATGAATCCTAATCAGGCGGTCTCTTTCACAGCACATGGAACTGTGCTTCACTCCAATATGGAGCTTTAGCCTAAACTGATCTGAACCTGAAAATTAAAACCATGTGCAGCAGCTTGCTAGTCCTCTTGCCTGCAGAAATACCATGATCCCATTTCACTTTTACTTCCAACAGAAGCATAAGCAGAATTTCTATAGTTTATTACCCTTCATCAAAACAGTATTATAAGCAGAGAGTTTATTCCTGGCCATACTTAAGCATAACTTTTCTTCCCTCAGCCATTGTTCACACAGTCAAAAACGTCCCCTCTCTCTCACTAAAAAGGAACATTTTGCTTATGAATGTGCACTTTATTTTAATATTTATACACCTTCAAAAGCATTAAAGAACGCCTTTAAAGGTGCAGAAAAATTTATTTCATATGGATGCCAGGAGCAGCCATTTTATGCAGTGTATCATACATGATCATGAATGCCCAAGAAAAATCTTCAACAGGGCTTGGGTGCAGCCATGCCATTTGAGCCACACCATTTAAGGCAAAGCTGTATTGTAAGGCAAGCCACAAGATGTTCCATGCAAACTAACCAAAACAATTCCTTCATGGCAATGCTGAACATGCGAGCGGCAACTGTTTGGAATGTGCCTAGTAAGGCCTGCCACATCAAAAAAAGTGATCAAGCATTTAGCAGTTCAAGGCAAGGTTGCCAAAAGTGGCACTCAAAATGCAGTACTGGCATACAGTTTCTAGGCCAGCACAAACAGACCTCAACAAGTCATCTTTGCCCATAGTATTCCCTGCCTCAATGTGAGGTGGTGCTTCCCAGGATACCAAGGATAATAAATAAAAACCAAACCTATGGCTCAAAGGACTGAACAGCCAgcaggtaattaaaaaaaaaaaaaaaacccagggaGGGCAGGCACAAGAAGTCTTATTACACGAGTGGCCACAGTTCAGAAAGTTTTGCGATGAAGGGCCCGCATGCCTTCCTCTTCGTACTCTCTCTTGGATACCCACATGCGCTTGAATGTGTCGAGAGAAGCAAGAATGGAGCCACCAATCCAGGTAGAGTACAGCCGTTCTTGTGGGGCTGATATCTGCGAGAGATTATGCATAAGAAACCAACACACTCATCACAGCCAAATAAGACTCACCCTGATTTTGATTCCCTTAGGTGATATCTTCTTCACCTCACCAAGCAGCCGATCACCAAAGCCTACAGCAAGACAAACAAATATGAGCAGTCAGTTTTTCAGCGCACATGCTGATATTTTCCCAAAGGTAATTGGCCCCCTACCTTTGAAAAGTGTAGACCCTCCAGAGAGAACAATGTTTTGGTATAGAACCCTACGCAGATCCATGTCACACTTGTGTATTGCGAAGACGAGCACCTGATGCAGGCCCTCAAACTCCTCGCCAATAAGGTCTGGTCGGAAGAGCACCTCAGGTGCCCGGAAACGTGCTGGTCCAATTTCAAGAGTAGTTCCATCGGGCAATGTGTAATGAGCCTTCTCCGTATCCATCGTCTCTTCTCGTTGGGGGTTATTGGCCAAATAGCAAGCTTTTTCCTTCACCGTCTTGACAATCTCAAACTCTGCTGTCGTGTGGAAGTTGGTACCTTCCTTCCTCAGCAAGTGGCGTAGATAAGCAGTCACATCCCTGCCAGCAATGTCCACTCGCAGAATGCTGTGGGGGATGGCAAAACCTTCGTATATGGGCACTGCATGGGTGACGCCATCACCCGAGTCAAGCACCACACCTGTTGTCCGACCTGTGGCATACCTGGTGGAAAACCAGCAGGCAGTAAGCACCAACGCATCTGTCTTTTCACTCAGCAATAACTTACAGGCTCAGGACGGCTTGCATAGACACAAATAATGCTGGAACATTGAATGTCTCAAAAAATATCTCTGCGGAGCGTTCCCGGTTTCTCAGCGGGTTTATGGGAGCCTCGGTGAGGAGGACGGGATGCTGCAACAAAGCACTGGTAAACTTATGAAATTTCAGTAATGATATCACACATACCTCTTCAGAGAATGTCTGTAGCTGCTCTTTGGAATAGATGTACTGCCATATCCTCTCCATATCATTCCAGTCTATGACAATGCCATGCTCCATCGGATAGCGAATGCTCAGGAGACCTCTGTGctcctacaggaaacaaacctcaGAATGGTAAATGTGGTGCAAGAGGTTTGGCATCGCTCATCAGCTATCCCTTGCCAGACAATCCAATGAAAACACAATTGCAACTAATGTTTGTAAAGATGTAAATCATATTGACTTTCTTTTTGTGATTTTGCacttttgctgttttcttttttttttattgcaaagcAGAGTAAAGTAACCTTTTATGATTATGATATTGCATTGCAATCTGTAATAACATTTTGGTATATTTTAAGACTCTTCTGCACAGCATTTTATGTCTCGATGTAATCCACAGCAAGGTCCTTAATCTGTGTACTATCTACATTTTGTTGTTTCATCATCCATTTCTATATGCCTCTATTGCAACTTTAGTAAAACACTTCATCTGTTGCTCTCGTGAAATCTGATGAATGCATTATTGCCTAACGTACCTTAAACACAATGCTGCACATGCCATGCAACAGCTGCCTGGGCACACGTCAAGCTGTTTCATCACAGCCTTTAGCCTACACAGTAGAGGTGTGCTAATAGTAGTTTTTGAGACCGAAGCGAATACTAATTGAACAGTGCCGGAGGCAAATAGAATATCGAATATTTTTCATATAGTTTACTAATATGTACAGCCGTCTTATCACTATTATGAAACGATATTCGCATCCTGGTATTCACAACATTACAATGTTTGTCACTACACTGCACATTACAAAGCATGCTTTATTAAAAGTACAAAGGGAGTATTAGGAACAACTAAGCAGTGTGTTCGGAAACTCTGGGCTTTTCGGAGAATACATGGTCAAACCATATCATATGAAGTTTGGAAAGGCATCCTTATTGGCTGAAAACTGCAACCAACTGAAAACTGCAACCAGAAACGATCCGACAGATATATACATCATCAGTTTACAGTGCAAAGTATATTACCTCACGATGACTATTCATGCTCGTGAGCAGTACACAAAGGGTTAAGCACAACTGCAGCTATGAGCTGCTCTGTCACAGTTCGACTCGCATAAGCTTGCATTTGTAGTGGCTTCTGAACTGTAAGGTTCCCTGCCTACAACAGCACGAAAACACCTTTGGGCACTGCGCATCAGGGAGGTAGCACATGAATACttagtttagcgcaaaacgacagacacaagaaagacgacaggtctgtgtctgtcgttttgcgctaaactaagtattcatggattcgcaccaactagcccgccaacgcattgtgctgaggTAGCACATGCAAACCAGAAGTGCTAATGGAAACATGCTGCGTGCATTTTAAGATACTTTCATTTGGGCCTATGCTGCAATATTGATTAATATGTAATGAAGTGTGCCAGAGAAAATGGTTGGAACGTAGATGTCTGGGTGTTTTTGATGTCAGTATGTGCTAATATTCAATGCGTTTTGATTCGAATTAATTTGGCAACACAATACTTTTGCACAATCATGGACATTTGCAAAGTTATGTCTGGCAGGCTGGGCCCAGCTTCTATCAGCAAGATTGCTTATCTTATGTTTTAAACTTTGCAGTATTCAACACCAGCTACATGTTACTCAAGCTGTAATGAGCtcttctattaaaaaaaaagtttctgctCTTTCAAAATTAAGATATGGCATTGCATTTGGACAGCATTACAAACACAGTTCAAGCTCATATGACAACATACAAGGAAAAATTTACCTTTTCAACATCTCTGTAAGCTGGCTGCTCAGTCACCAGAAGGTTGGGTCTACAGACTACATGCTATTTCAAGCTTTCAGGTGAAAACATGCTACTGCTGTCTATGCATatcgttttctctctttctttaaccTTCTCTGTATGCTAACCTAGAAGTTGGGCAATGTCCCAGCTCAGCAGTGGACACTTCCTGGCCTTGTTGTTGCAACTAATAACCCCTTTTAAAGAACACTCGCCAAAAGTGATCTTCAAGGATGTCAGCTAAGAGCTGATACAGCGCGGTGGCTTATGAAGGCCAGATGACATTGCCCTTCACTTTCAATTACAAATGCAAAGGTTGGTCTGTGAAGAGTTTACTGTCCCTACAGAACTTTCCACAGCAGCCAATTTACAGAACTGAACTAAGTTTATTCCTCAGGTACAGACGGGGGACAAAATTTTGTGGGATGTGTAAACACATGTTAAAGTGCATCACTGCAATTTCTGATGATGCAAACACCTGCTGTTAAGACATGTCATTGCAGATCCTTTCGTGCTTATGTGCCTGCAAATATGCAGTACAAGGCTCTTGCTTCATCGGACAGTGCAATAATCCAGTTTGACATGCGCGCACAGATCCAGCAAAATTGTTCCTACCTATACATGCCTCTTTGAACCAACTAGCAAGCTTTCCAGAAGAGCATACATGGAAAAATTAACCTGCGAGAGTTCTGGACATTTAATGCCCTCAGGCCTTGAGATTATTTCAAATAATTAAATGTGATGGCACATCTGCATGAACAGTGATACATATGTGTACAGGTGTGGCCGCTGCTAGCAGGAACACGGGAGTCTGTGGCAGCACTCTGCGGAGTGCCATTACTGACACCTCATGAAGTGTTGCTGCACAGGCGCAATCAAAGTGATAGGCGAAGCGGGCTGTGCATTTGCTACAGTTCCTCCCTCCACTGCTCCCACTAGCACTGCTTCGACGTTTGCATTGCCATGTCATCAAGGGCAATAAAGTTTTGCGACTAAAGCAGGATTCACACGACAGGATGGATTGCCAATCCAGCCAACGCATGAGCAGAACGTAGCTCAGTGCCACCGAATCCCATGACACTCAAAAACACCACAGATGAGGTGCTACTGGCGTCAGTTGCTGCAACTCAACAACGCCAGGGTAGTCTGCAGACTAAATTGGCAATCCATTCCATCATGTAAATCAAGCCTAAAAGCCATGTCGCAAACGTGGCTGCATTCTTCTTGATGCAAAAGACATAAAAAGCACAGCTACATCTGCATTGCCGATAATAAAGAAGAGATAGAGCACACAAACCCTTCACAAGTCAGTGGGTTTATGGCAAATATTGAAAGACACACTGGCGTGATTAGAATGATGCCAACGTTTGATATGGTCCTGGTCTCCGTGACCCTTTATAAAGAACTACGGTGTTTTTATGCCACTTCACTTCTTTGTAGCAAGTTGCTGCGGGATGGCTGAAGTGCCAGAGGATGAATGCTGCGCAACAATTGCAGAGGGTGATGAGACCAAGTGTTAGACACCAGTTGCTGTGGTTCGCCTGGAACAAACAAGCTGGGTGTGTTGCTTCTGGAATGCCTCACTGTTACCTCCCACACTGGATTGTGGATCAATTGTTGTTAGCAATGCAACCCAGCACCAACTGCATCATGGGCTCAAACAACACAAGCTGAATGCTTCGTTCTACAGGGGCAGTATTCTTGGGTGATCACTCTTAGTGATATTGGAGATTTCGCAAGACTTGGCATTGGACGCATTGAAGTATGAGGCTGATGGTGCACTTGGTACTCGGAAGATAGCGAACTTGGCACAGCGCCAAAAACGGTGTTGGCCTAAATGTGCATGCTTCTGATGCCGAGTCACGCAAAATTCCTCTAATGTAAAAATATCCACGAAAGTGATCACCCAAGAATACCGCCCCAGCTGTTTGCCCCAAAGTTCACACAGCCAGATAGCTGCTGGAATTGTCACCCAAGTGGATTTGCCATGGTGCCAGCCAAAGTCCCAAGAAAGTGATAATTTACATTTAATTTAGAATAAATTCAAAGCACGAAGTTTCGAAAATGGCATTCTTTTTTATAAAGCAATAAACGTTTAAAATTATCCTTAGCAAACAAAGACTGCCGTGAAAGTATTATTCACATTCCAAATTCTGTGCACCTGCAAGCAGTACGATAAATCAGCCTGCATAGATTTGACTTTCGGATCAGTTGCATGAATACCCAGAGCTGCTAGTGCACATGATCTATACAGACGCCAATGCATGCGTGCCAAAGGTAGTGAAGGGGAGGAAGCATAGCAGATGACATGCTGGGTGCTCCACCATAGCTTTGATTGTACATGTCACAAGAGTTCACAAGATGGCAGCGGTGGTGCTCTGCGCAGTACTGCTACGAGCTCCCATTTTTCCACTAGCAGTGGCCATGCCTGTACATATTTGCCAATCTGTGAACTTATTGTAAAATTTATACGGACAGGGCATGGAGCAGGGGGTTGCATGCATTTTTTTATAATGCTTGCCCTGAGCACACACCTCTTCAGGAACACTATTAAATAAACACTTTATTAATAATGGTTTACCTTTAGACACAACACACACGCAGCATCAATCTTGAAACAGCAAAGACTGAAAGCAATAAGCTGTTGTTAGGTCAGTTACTTTTTCAGTAACTCTGCTGTTGCTGATTTTACCTTCTTCAGTAATTCGCCTGTATAAACTTGCTTGACTCGAGCAGCCCTCTGGAGTCTTTCCACCATCAGAAGGCTTCCAACAGAAGGTTCGGTGACCGATGAGGGAAACGTTATGGTGGACAGAATTTATTTTTCGTACACATAACGCAACAATCGTAAAATAAGCACAAAATTAGAGTTGGCAGGCAAGCATATAACATGTGCCATACTTGCATCCAGACAGACAAGCACGCATGCACTGGGTGCTGTTGGCATGGCAAGGTTAAACTTCGCTTGACCTCCTTGGCTGTGCATAATATGAGCACAAACGAAGTCAGGGGACATAAGGGCTTTGAATGCATACCTCTGCTTTCGGCCCTACAAATATGTCTCCTTCCAAGGCACCTGCCATGACCCTCTTGTGCTTTGGTCGTCCAATGCTGCAATAAAAGTCTCCCACTGAATAAATGCTGAGAAGACAGGGCGAAAAATAGCGATATAAGATCAACGAGTGTATCTACATACAAGTTTGGGAAGTGGCATTTCGGTACTTGGTCGCCAGCAAAACCTGCCTTTATGACGCCGGAACCCTAAGTGTACAAAATCATTTCGTGGAGTGTAAGACAGATG
This Dermacentor albipictus isolate Rhodes 1998 colony chromosome 1, USDA_Dalb.pri_finalv2, whole genome shotgun sequence DNA region includes the following protein-coding sequences:
- the Arp1 gene encoding beta-centractin isoform X2, which gives rise to MEHGIVIDWNDMERIWQYIYSKEQLQTFSEEHPVLLTEAPINPLRNRERSAEIFFETFNVPALFVSMQAVLSLYATGRTTGVVLDSGDGVTHAVPIYEGFAIPHSILRVDIAGRDVTAYLRHLLRKEGTNFHTTAEFEIVKTVKEKACYLANNPQREETMDTEKAHYTLPDGTTLEIGPARFRAPEVLFRPDLIGEEFEGLHQVLVFAIHKCDMDLRRVLYQNIVLSGGSTLFKGFGDRLLGEVKKISPKGIKIRISAPQERLYSTWIGGSILASLDTFKRMWVSKREYEEEGMRALHRKTF
- the Arp1 gene encoding beta-centractin isoform X1 yields the protein METYDVIVNQPVVIDNGSGVIKAGFAGDQVPKCHFPNFIGRPKHKRVMAGALEGDIFVGPKAEEHRGLLSIRYPMEHGIVIDWNDMERIWQYIYSKEQLQTFSEEHPVLLTEAPINPLRNRERSAEIFFETFNVPALFVSMQAVLSLYATGRTTGVVLDSGDGVTHAVPIYEGFAIPHSILRVDIAGRDVTAYLRHLLRKEGTNFHTTAEFEIVKTVKEKACYLANNPQREETMDTEKAHYTLPDGTTLEIGPARFRAPEVLFRPDLIGEEFEGLHQVLVFAIHKCDMDLRRVLYQNIVLSGGSTLFKGFGDRLLGEVKKISPKGIKIRISAPQERLYSTWIGGSILASLDTFKRMWVSKREYEEEGMRALHRKTF